The Bacteroidota bacterium genome segment CTCCGCTAATTAGAGGATTTTTCCCATTGCGCTCAATAATTACGGGTGAAGTCCCAAAATCAAAACCATATCCCGCCTGCTTTGAATAAACAGAGGAAGTCTTAACCCTGATATAGCCTGGTACAGTCTTACCCTGCCCAAATAAAAATTTATAACTTGTCCCAGATGTTTGAGCAAATCCAATGTTTGCAGAATAAGCCAGTATTAAAGCAGCTAAATAAAAGACAAATTGAAATCTCTTCATAAATCAAGGGTTAATTTACATTTATTCAAATAACAATAAGTTTATAATTTCTTTTCTGTTACTGTTTTCAAACTGACATCCTTCAACGATTTGCATTGGTGAGTATTAAAGTTTTCCACATTCTTCAAAATAAAAACAGGCGAATTGGCTGCATGTTGTGCTTTAATATTTGAAAAATCAGCGCCTTTAACATCGTTTAAAACATAAGCCGGGCGTTGTTCATCATTCATATAACTTACCTCTACGTTGCTCATTTCTATTCCTTTCACGTGACGGATAAAAAAGCCATAAGCCGGAATGATTCCAAACATATTAGGTTCAGGATATT includes the following:
- a CDS encoding glycoside hydrolase family 28 protein — protein: MRGPEGTPVGQLRRVNISNFVVYNADSRYASIISGIPGNDIEDVKLRDIRIYYKGGGTQEQAAINPPENEKKYPEPNMFGIIPAYGFFIRHVKGIEMSNVEVSYMNDEQRPAYVLNDVKGADFSNIKAQHAANSPVFILKNVENFNTHQCKSLKDVSLKTVTEKKL